CGGGCCGGGATGACCGAACCGCGGCCGCTGACGACGAGCTGGACCACCCACGACGCCCGGACGCTGCACGGCGTCCTCGCCGGGGACCTGGACTACCGCAGCGGCGACGACCTGCTGCGCGAGGTGACCGCCCGGCTGGCCCCGGGCCTGCGCGACGTCCGGCTCCACTTCGGGTCGCTGGACTTCTGCGACTCCTACGGGCTGTCCACGCTGCTGATGATCGCGCGGCGGGTGCAGGGCGCCGGGGCGAACCTGCACCTGGACGACCGGCCGCCGGTGCTGGAGCGGCTGCTCGACATGACGCGCACGCTGGACTACCTGACCGCCCCGGCGCGGAAGGACGGCCAGGGGGATCCCGACTAGCCTCGGGGTTCGGTTCCTGCGCCTCGAGCCGGGGCAGATCGGGCGCGCGGACCTTGGCTGGTGTGGCGGCAGTGCCGCGGCACCGCTTGAACCCGGAGTGGCTCCGCGAGCGAGCCCGCTACCTCCGCCCGGGCCACCCGAACAGGCTCTCGCTGCGCGAGCCACGCACCGGCAACCGCGGGCCGCCGCCAACCGCGAGTTACTCGAACAAGTCCCGCTGCGCAAGCGACGCACCCGCAACCACAGGCACCACCACCGCGAGTTACTCGGACAAGTCCCGCTGCGCAAGCGACGCACCCGCAACCACAGGCACCACCACCGCGAGTTACTCGGACAAGTCCCGCTGCGCGAGCAGCGCACCGGCAACCACAGGCACCACCACCGCGAGCTTCTCGAACAGGTCCTGCTGCGCGAGCAACGCACCCGCAACCACAGGCACCACCACCGCGAGCTTCTCGAACAGGTCCTGCTGCGCGAGCAACGCACCCGCAACCACAGGCACCACCACCGCGAGCTTCTCGAACAGGTCCTGCTGCGCGAGCAACGCACCCGCAACCACAGGCACCACCACCTGCGAGTTACTCGGACAAGTCCCGCTGCGCGAGCAGCCGAGTGGGTGGCTGGTGGGCCCTCACTTCCGCGGGGACTTGCCGGGATTCGCCTCCGGCTCGGGGCGTTCCAGCTTCGGGGGTTTCGGCTTGGCCGCCTTCGGCTCGGGGCGTTCCAGCTTCGCGGGTTGCGGCTTGGCCGCCTTCGGTGCGGCGGCCTTGGCCTGGCCGGTCGCGCTCATCACCGCGCCCTTGCCCTTGACCTCGCCATTGCCCTTGGCCCCGGCGCTGCTCCTGGCTCCCGCGGCACCCCTGGCCTCGGCGTTTCCGTTGGCCCCGGCGTTGCCGTTCGCAATGCCGTTACCGTTCGCAATGCCGTTACCGTTCGCGGCGCCGTTACCGTTCGCAGTGCCCTTGGCGGTCGCAGCACCGTTACCGTTCGCAGAACCCTTGCCGGTCGCAATGCCGTTACCGGTCGCAATGCCCTTGCCGGTCGCGGTGCCCTTGCCGGTCGCGACGCCATTACCGGTCGCAGAACCCTTGCCGTTCGCGGGACCGTTGCCGTTCGGGCGGCCGTCCTTCGCCCCGCTCTCCGCGAGCGCGGCGCCGACCGTGCCGGGGACGCGGACCTGCGGAGCCACAGCGGCGACGTCCGGCGCGACAGGCCGCACCGGCGCCGCGGCCAGGGTCTCCGGCGCAACCGCCCGGTCGGGCACCACCGCAGGTCCGGCAACGGCCGCGACGGCCGCGAGCGTGACCGCGGCGGCCATCTTCGAGATCGCCGTCACCCCGCCACCGGCGGCCATCGACGCCGCGGGCGCCCCGCCGCCGCCCAGCAGCCGTCCGAGCAGCGGCAGCAACGCCAGCGCGGGCAGCCCGCCGTTGACGGTCTCCAGCACCGCGGCGACCCGGTGGCACTTGGGGCAGCCGGCGAGGTGCGCCGACACGGCCCGGCCCTGCCGCGCGGTCACCTTCCCGCGCGTCCACGCCCCCAGCCGCCGTCGCACGCTGCGGCAGTCCTCGGCGCGCGCCGCGGGCACGTGGGCCTGCAGGAACGCCTGCCGCAGCCCCTCACGGGCACGCACCGCCAGCGCGGCGACCCCGTTGGCGGTCATGCCCAGCTCCGCGGCCAGCGCCGCGGGCCGGGTGCCCAGCATCTCGGTGTGCCACAGCACGTACCGCCAGCGTGGCGGCAGGGTCTCGAACGCCGAGAGCGCCACCTGGCCGGTGAGCCGGTCGATCACGATCTCCTCGACGCCGGGCGCGCCCTCGTCGCGGGTTACGGCCCACGGGTCGCACCGCTCGCGGCGGCGCCCCCAGTCCATCGCCAGGTTCCGCAGCGTCACCAGCAGGTAGGGGCGGAACCGCTCGGCCGGACCCGCGCCGTCGCGGATCGCCGCGAGCACCCGCAGGAACGATTCGGCGACCAGGTCGTCCACCTCGGACCGGTCCCGCCACATCATCGACGCCACCCGGCGCGCCGCGGGCAGGTGCCGCCGGAAGAGACGGTCGTAGGCGAGCAGGTCGCCCGCGCGGACCGCCTCGATCAGGTCGGCATCGACGTCCGTGTCCCCCGCCATGGTCCTCCTCGTCGCCCGGGCGCCTTTGCCCGAGGAGACTCCGCACTCGCGAGTTTCGTTACGGGGCAGCCTGCCATGCCGCGTGGATCACCGCACGGGATTGGTCAGAAATCCGCGGCCTTGCCGATGTAGATCTCGCTGAACGAGGCCGCCGCGGCGGGCGACCCGAGCAGACGGCGCAGCCGGGCCTGCGCCAGCCGGGCGCGGAACGGGTCGGCCGGCGGGTCGACGGTGGAGCTGTGGAAGATGTCCGACAGCCACTGCGAGAACTCCTGGTACTGCCACACGCGGGCCAGGCAGGTGTCCGAGTAGCGGGCCAGCGGGCCGTCGTCGCCGCCGTAGTGGGCCTCGATCGCCTCGGCCAGGTGGAACGCGTCGTGCAGGGCGAGGTTGAGGCCCTTCGCCGCGATCGGGGCGACCAGGTGCGCCGACTCGCCTGCCAGGAACAGCCTGCCGCGGGACATCGGCTCGTGGACGTAGTTGTGCATGTCGAGGACGCGTTTCTCGATCAGCTCGCCCTCGACGAGCGGACCGTCCGGCACCCCCAGCCGCTGGTGCAGCTCGGACCAGACGCGCTCGTGCGGCCAGTTGTCCTCGGAGTCGCCCGGCGGGCACTGCAGGTAGAAGCGGGTGACGGTGGGGGTGCGCGCCATGTGCGCGGCGAACCCGCGGGGGTGGATGCCGAACAGCACGCCGTCGGCGCTGGGCGGGGCCTCGGCGAGCAGCGCCAGCCAGCCGATGCCGTAGTCGTGGGTCAGCAGATTGCCTGCGAGGTGACGCCGCGTGACGCCCTGCGCGCCGTCGCAGCCGGCGATGAAGTCGCAGCCGAGGCGGCGGGCGGTGCCGTCGGCTGCGGTGAAGGTGACCGCGGGCGTGGCCGATTCGATGTCGTGCAGTGCCACTTCCCGGACCCCGAACTCGATGTCGCCACCCTTGTCGGCGTAGTGCGCGACCAGGTCGGTGACGAGGAGCTGCTGCGGGTAGACGAAGTGCCGCTGGCCGGCCCACTGCTCGTAGGAGAAGGGGTGGCGGCCGTTTTCGAACCGGAACTCGAAGCGGCCCTGGCTCGGCGCGGTGGACAACAGCTTGTCGGCCAGGCCGCGCTCGTCGAGCGCGCGCACCGCCCACTCCTCGATGAAGCCGGCGCGCGGGCGGGCCTCGATGAAGGCGCGGGTCTGCTCCTCGAGCACCACGCAGCCGATTCCCCTGTCCCGCAACACGTTGGCGAGGCCGAGCCCGGCGGGCCCGGCCCCCACGACGACGACCCCGGTGCGCGCGACCACGATCCCTCCCCAGGTGGTGCGATTGCGGCAGTGTGCCGGAAAGCGCCCGGCGCTGCAACGGTTTCCGGGGAGGTCGTGGATGGTGGTCTCGGCGCGCTCAGGCGCCGGCCGCGGTGGGCGGCCGCCTGGATCAGCGGGCCGGGCCGCGGCGCGACCGCTCGACGGGCCGTCCGGGCCGCTGCGCAGGCCGATCCTGGTACGGGATCGCGTAGGTGGCCAGGTGCTGGCGGACCGCGGCGCCGTCGGTGGTGCCCACGGGCGCCGCGTCGGGGGCGCGGCCCTCGAAGACCTCGGCCACGAACCGGGCGACCTCGGGAGGCGGCGGCAGCAGGTCGGTCCCGTAGTAGCGGACCACGCTCAGCTCGTGCCCGGCCGTGGTCTCGATCGCCACCGCCCAGCCGTCGTGCTCGTTCCACACCAGGGCCGTGTCCTGGGCGGGGTGGTCGCGCAACCGGTCGTCGAGCGCGAGGTAGGCGTACGCCGGCGGCGGGTCCAGGTGGGCGTAGTAGGCCTCGCCGCTGCAGCCCAGCTCCTCGGCGACGGTGTTGACGTAACGACGCAGCCCGGAGGCCGCCGCGTGCTCGTATTCCAGATGCATCTCACGCCCCGTTGAGTGAGTAGTCGGCCGTGCGGGCGGACTACCACCTGACCGGGTGACCAAAACCCCTCAACCGACCACGCCGAGTCCCGTCGCCGCGTGGACCTCCAGCCGGACGAACTGCGCCTGCGGAACCGCCTCGACGGCGAAGTGGTCCCCGCGATGGGGATCGTCGACCGTGGCGGGCTCGAGCCAGGTGAAGCTCCGCAGCGCCCGGGCAGCGGCCTCCACGGCCTCGAACGC
The window above is part of the Amycolatopsis thermoflava N1165 genome. Proteins encoded here:
- a CDS encoding sigma-70 family RNA polymerase sigma factor yields the protein MAGDTDVDADLIEAVRAGDLLAYDRLFRRHLPAARRVASMMWRDRSEVDDLVAESFLRVLAAIRDGAGPAERFRPYLLVTLRNLAMDWGRRRERCDPWAVTRDEGAPGVEEIVIDRLTGQVALSAFETLPPRWRYVLWHTEMLGTRPAALAAELGMTANGVAALAVRAREGLRQAFLQAHVPAARAEDCRSVRRRLGAWTRGKVTARQGRAVSAHLAGCPKCHRVAAVLETVNGGLPALALLPLLGRLLGGGGAPAASMAAGGGVTAISKMAAAVTLAAVAAVAGPAVVPDRAVAPETLAAAPVRPVAPDVAAVAPQVRVPGTVGAALAESGAKDGRPNGNGPANGKGSATGNGVATGKGTATGKGIATGNGIATGKGSANGNGAATAKGTANGNGAANGNGIANGNGIANGNAGANGNAEARGAAGARSSAGAKGNGEVKGKGAVMSATGQAKAAAPKAAKPQPAKLERPEPKAAKPKPPKLERPEPEANPGKSPRK
- a CDS encoding 4-hydroxybenzoate 3-monooxygenase, whose translation is MVARTGVVVVGAGPAGLGLANVLRDRGIGCVVLEEQTRAFIEARPRAGFIEEWAVRALDERGLADKLLSTAPSQGRFEFRFENGRHPFSYEQWAGQRHFVYPQQLLVTDLVAHYADKGGDIEFGVREVALHDIESATPAVTFTAADGTARRLGCDFIAGCDGAQGVTRRHLAGNLLTHDYGIGWLALLAEAPPSADGVLFGIHPRGFAAHMARTPTVTRFYLQCPPGDSEDNWPHERVWSELHQRLGVPDGPLVEGELIEKRVLDMHNYVHEPMSRGRLFLAGESAHLVAPIAAKGLNLALHDAFHLAEAIEAHYGGDDGPLARYSDTCLARVWQYQEFSQWLSDIFHSSTVDPPADPFRARLAQARLRRLLGSPAAAASFSEIYIGKAADF
- a CDS encoding DUF6292 family protein — its product is MHLEYEHAAASGLRRYVNTVAEELGCSGEAYYAHLDPPPAYAYLALDDRLRDHPAQDTALVWNEHDGWAVAIETTAGHELSVVRYYGTDLLPPPPEVARFVAEVFEGRAPDAAPVGTTDGAAVRQHLATYAIPYQDRPAQRPGRPVERSRRGPAR
- a CDS encoding STAS domain-containing protein; protein product: MTEPRPLTTSWTTHDARTLHGVLAGDLDYRSGDDLLREVTARLAPGLRDVRLHFGSLDFCDSYGLSTLLMIARRVQGAGANLHLDDRPPVLERLLDMTRTLDYLTAPARKDGQGDPD